A genomic segment from Spinacia oleracea cultivar Varoflay chromosome 3, BTI_SOV_V1, whole genome shotgun sequence encodes:
- the LOC130469618 gene encoding uncharacterized protein, which produces MYIQMRKRERPLFVLPGLFPNYFSLKKTSLFSPSLFLSQFPHRPSQSEKQESELVDVGSSVLDKLKDLYLKKLWHQPSRATKVHCSHKFQGLFYHLRRRPTPPYPGCRRLIQSLLSPPLTASKEAQDVLKGKCWIEILNFGCIFGVELA; this is translated from the exons ATGTACATACAAATGCGGAAAAGGGAAAGACCCTTATTTGTGTTACCGGGTCTCTTTCCCaactatttttcattaaaaaaaacctCTCTCTTCTCTCCATCTCTCTTCCTCTCCCAATTTCCCCACCGCCCCTCTCAATCAGAGAAACAAGAGAGTGAACTCGTCGATGTAGGCTCTTCAGTACTGGATAAACTCAAAGATCTGTACCTGAAGAAGTTATGGCATCAACCTTCTCGAGCTACAAAAGTTCATTGCTCTCATAAGTTCCAG GGTTTGTTTTACCACCTCCGCCGCCGCCCAACACCGCCCTACCCAG GTTGTAGAAGACTAATTCAGAGTCTACTCTCACCGCCTCTCACCGCCTCCAAGGAAGCTCAG GATGTACTCAAGGGTAAATGCtggattgaaattttgaattttggttgTATTTTTGGGGTTGAGTTAGCCTGA
- the LOC110779322 gene encoding xylan glycosyltransferase MUCI21 produces the protein MVHHQRYYQMKKGGEGLLVKNFIVDEESQIGITTTINGNYFKRAIRPKLLSFLFLSLLSCSLIWTPQLFGFPSTFSLLYSLGAEDEHMGSDVGSKLPLCSSVANGTICCDRSGIRTDVCYMKGDIRTHSASSSIFLYTQNGPRDFSHMLEDEDEIVKELEFQREKIRPYTRKWETSVMSTIDELSLVSKHVNSLSQRKCDVVHDVPAVFFSTGGYTGNVYHEFNDGIIPLYITSQQFNKKVVFVILEYHNWWITKYGDILSHLTDYPPIDYSGDNRTHCFPEAIVGLNIHDELTIDQSLMKQNKSIRDFRNILDRAYWPRINGLIQDEEREKQLLQSPSSTSLSELDYQPKKPKLVILSRSGSRVILNEDSLVKVAEKIGFEVEVLRPEKTSELAKIYRVLNSSDVMIGVHGAAMTHFLFVKPGGVFIQVVPLGTDWAAQTYYGDPAMKLGLEYIGYKILPRESSLYDDYDRNDPVLSDPDSVNAKGWEFTKKIYLDKQNVKLDLKRFKKRLLHAYHHLALSQF, from the exons ATGGTGCACCATCAAAGATACTATCAAATGAAGAAAGGAGGAGAAGGGTTATTAGTTAAGAATTTTATCGTAGATGAAGAATCACAAATTGGGATTACTACTACTATCAATGGAAACTATTTTAAGAGAGCAATTCGACCAAAGCTTCTTTCTTTCCTCTTTCTATCTCTTCTCTCTTGCAGTCTCATCTGGACTCCTCAGCTCTTTGGCTTTCcctccactttctctctcctct ATTCGTTAGGAGCAGAGGATGAGCATATGGGTTCTGATGTGGGTTCCAAGCTACCTCTTTGTTCTTCCGTCGCTAATG GAACAATATGTTGTGATAGAAGCGGTATCAGGACTGATGTCTGTTATATGAAGGGTGACATTAGGACACATTCAGCTTCTTCTTCAATCTTCCTTTACACTCAAAATGGTCCTAGAGATTTTTCACATATGTTGGAAGACGAAGATGAAATTGTCAAGGAATTGGAGTTCCAACGCGAAAAGATTAGGCCTTACACTCGAAAATGGGAGACTAGTGTAATGAGCACGATTGATGAACTTTCCCTCGTGTCGAAGCACGTAAACAGCCTCTCGCAGCGTAAATGTGATGTTGTCCATGATGTTCCAGCTGTGTTCTTCTCGACAGGAGGGTATACCGGAAATGTCTACCATGAGTTCAATGACGGTATAATCCCATTGTACATCACTTCTCAGCAGTTTAACAAGAAagttgtttttgtcatccttgAATATCATAATTGGTGGATAACCAAGTATGGGGACATTCTTTCTCATCTGACTGATTACCCACCAATCGATTACAGTGGGGATAACCGGACTCATTGCTTTCCGGAAGCCATTGTGGGTTTGAATATACATGATGAACTCACTATTGATCAGTCCCTCATGAAACAGAACAAGTCAATTAGAGACTTCAGGAACATATTAGACCGAGCTTATTGGCCTCGGATTAATGGGTTAATCCAAGACGAGGAAAGAGAGAAGCAACTCTTACAATCTCCATCCTCGACCTCTTTGTCTGAACTAGATTACCAACCTAAGAAACCAAAGTTGGTCATTCTTTCAAGAAGTGGGTCGAGGGTAATACTGAATGAAGACTCATTAGTGAAAGTAGCAGAAAAGATTGGTTTTGAGGTGGAGGTGTTAAGGCCAGAAAAGACGAGTGAGTTAGCTAAGATATATAGGGTACTGAACTCGAGTGATGTGATGATTGGAGTTCATGGTGCTGCCATGACACATTTTCTTTTCGTTAAGCCTGGTGGTGTTTTCATCCAAGTTGTTCCTTTAGGAACTGATTGGGCAGCTCAGACTTACTATGGGGATCCAGCGATGAAGCTTGGTTTGGAGTATATTGGATACAAAATTCTTCCAAGAGAGAGTTCACTATATGATGATTATGATAGGAATGATCCTGTTTTATCAGACCCTGACAGTGTCAACGCCAAAGGATGGGAGTTTACTAAGAAGATCTATTTAGATAAGCAGAATGTTAAGTTAGATCTTAAGAGATTCAAGAAGCGGCTTCTTCATGCTTATCATCACTTAGCTCTTTCCCAATTTTGA